One window from the genome of Salisaeta longa DSM 21114 encodes:
- a CDS encoding DUF2946 family protein, which yields MQRWRSHIALTLLTLFVGGGWLAPALHPLTHALHDAARPEGSCHIAAAHTATSASFSSDANHVHDPDCDWCATRHAPATLVEQPAPLRTFVVRHVPVQRPWRPHVAPHTQPVIRGPPLA from the coding sequence ATGCAGCGCTGGCGATCGCACATAGCGCTTACGTTGCTCACACTTTTTGTGGGCGGCGGGTGGTTGGCCCCGGCGCTCCACCCGCTCACGCACGCGTTGCATGATGCAGCGCGCCCCGAGGGGTCGTGCCACATCGCGGCGGCCCATACGGCCACGAGCGCATCGTTTTCGTCGGACGCCAACCACGTCCACGACCCCGACTGCGACTGGTGCGCCACGCGCCATGCGCCCGCCACACTCGTGGAGCAGCCCGCACCACTGCGCACGTTTGTAGTGCGCCATGTGCCGGTACAGCGCCCGTGGCGCCCCCACGTGGCCCCGCACACACAACCTGTCATTCGAGGCCCCCCGCTCGCGTAG
- a CDS encoding threo-3-hydroxy-L-aspartate ammonia-lyase, whose product MALPVTYDHVAQAAQRLDGIAHRTPVLTSRTLDARTQAAVALKCENFQRTGAFKIRGAYNALTRLVADTEATDVLTYSSGNHAQAVALAARELGVAAHIIMPENAPTVKLDATAGYGADIITYDPEATTREALADDVATTHGWPIIPPYDHPDVVAGQGTVGDELLTDVPELDMLLVCCGGGGLLSGCAIAAKERAPGCTVIGVEPARADDATRSFHTGRLHTVHNPDTIADGARTPSLGEVTFPLVQAHVDDMVTVSEAAIKRAMYFLWTRMKLVVEPTGALATAALLSGAVGAPGQTVGAIISGGNVDMARAAALFEDV is encoded by the coding sequence ATGGCCCTTCCGGTAACCTACGATCACGTCGCGCAGGCCGCGCAGCGCCTGGACGGCATCGCGCATCGCACGCCGGTGCTGACGTCGCGCACGCTCGACGCCCGTACGCAGGCGGCGGTGGCGCTGAAGTGCGAAAATTTCCAGCGCACTGGGGCGTTCAAGATCCGCGGCGCCTACAACGCACTCACGCGGCTGGTGGCCGATACCGAAGCAACGGATGTGCTCACGTACTCCTCCGGAAATCATGCGCAGGCGGTAGCCCTCGCGGCCCGCGAGCTGGGCGTGGCGGCGCACATCATCATGCCGGAGAACGCGCCCACCGTAAAGCTGGATGCCACCGCGGGCTACGGGGCCGACATCATCACGTACGATCCCGAGGCGACCACGCGCGAAGCCCTGGCCGATGACGTAGCCACCACGCACGGCTGGCCCATCATTCCGCCGTACGATCATCCGGATGTGGTGGCGGGGCAGGGCACCGTGGGCGACGAGCTGCTGACCGATGTGCCGGAACTGGATATGCTGCTGGTGTGCTGCGGCGGAGGCGGGCTGCTGTCGGGCTGCGCCATTGCGGCCAAAGAGCGCGCGCCGGGGTGCACCGTGATTGGCGTAGAGCCGGCACGCGCCGACGACGCCACGCGGTCGTTTCACACCGGCAGGCTGCACACCGTGCACAACCCCGACACCATTGCCGATGGCGCCCGCACGCCATCGCTCGGCGAGGTGACGTTTCCGCTGGTGCAGGCGCACGTCGACGACATGGTCACCGTCTCGGAGGCCGCGATTAAACGGGCCATGTACTTTTTGTGGACCCGCATGAAGCTGGTGGTGGAGCCTACCGGGGCGCTGGCCACCGCTGCATTGCTGAGTGGTGCGGTGGGGGCGCCGGGCCAAACGGTGGGCGCCATCATCAGCGGCGGCAATGTGGATATGGCGCGGGCGGCGGCGCTATTCGAAGACGTGTAG
- a CDS encoding NUDIX domain-containing protein, with product MPTTAIRAVDVYPYRHVDDGPPEFLLLRRAADVPYAEQWRMVGGKIQAEETAWAAAYRELKEETGQAPIHFWALPSTNQFYEWQHDRVTVAPAFGAEITNDPVLNHEHNAFTWLPVPEAAERLAWPEQQRLVQLAAQVLRFGIPPSLVISDAP from the coding sequence ATGCCCACTACCGCCATTCGCGCCGTCGATGTGTACCCGTACCGCCACGTAGACGACGGTCCGCCCGAATTCCTTCTGCTGCGCCGGGCGGCCGACGTGCCCTATGCCGAACAGTGGCGCATGGTGGGCGGGAAAATTCAAGCGGAAGAAACCGCGTGGGCCGCGGCCTATCGCGAGCTGAAGGAAGAAACCGGACAGGCGCCGATCCACTTTTGGGCCCTGCCCTCCACCAATCAGTTTTACGAGTGGCAGCACGACCGCGTAACCGTGGCGCCGGCGTTTGGTGCGGAAATTACGAACGACCCCGTGCTCAATCACGAACACAATGCCTTCACCTGGCTTCCGGTGCCCGAGGCCGCCGAGCGGCTGGCCTGGCCCGAGCAACAACGCCTCGTGCAACTGGCCGCGCAGGTGCTCCGCTTTGGCATTCCGCCGTCGCTCGTCATCTCCGACGCCCCGTAG
- a CDS encoding TonB-dependent receptor: MSQPTAILQGTVQTPAGAPLTGANVALPDLHRGTTVGADGAFRIDNLPPGTFTVAISFVGYQTASRTVTLQAGAPTRLTVTLQPKIINAEEVVVTGTAVATSTLRSVQDVDVLSPENLAVERTASLGDLLAQNVPGVSSISTGSQAGKPVLRGLSGNRIVLLTDGISQEFYQFGVRHFPNTNANEAERIEVVRGASSILYGSDALGGAINIITRRTPTADAEETLVGGRVGSQYYTNNNERVGTVELYGARGATGVRVGLERRVGDNYKTPDVATFFETTPDDTPVYNAPKYAGEIPFTNFEQWSGYAQVGHEFSGGHVQLYADRWVNRQNFLLPVGGPADDTPNSPPPVGLGQNLAHTNVALKGHVHAGPFVIKPRLSYQRALRQAAPGGTTLADIRANGGYTGYDYPLDLLTNIYTGRVEALHPELGGLSGTIGAEVQVQDANTRGPAELQPSGQTTNVGVFAFEEWEQGNLKLSAGARVDYIRVTAVPNERTTDPDLLENTYTTASGALGGNYLIADGVAIASNLSMGFRAPTLFELYADGVHGGVAAVQRGTPTLDPERAYSADLSLRVSRARFSGEVTGYVNYITNYIYLANTGATAANGLPIYEARQTDATLPGLEAKVEGAVQPWLQVGAQAALLRGSGARIGDATTDKLPLLPADNVSGFVRWRPALGPSVRDAYLEGRVRHVFASDAAGRYEPFAQFDGTPFGTASTRAYTTLSVRAGATVALGAVPVQLRVGVENLTDTVYRDFLDTYKGYALSPGRSVRVGVSVPFEARW; the protein is encoded by the coding sequence ATGTCCCAACCAACGGCTATCCTTCAAGGCACCGTTCAGACGCCCGCCGGCGCGCCGCTCACCGGCGCGAACGTTGCCCTCCCCGATCTACACCGCGGAACGACCGTGGGGGCCGATGGCGCGTTTCGCATCGACAACTTGCCCCCCGGCACCTTCACGGTTGCCATCAGCTTTGTGGGCTACCAGACGGCATCGCGGACGGTAACGCTACAGGCGGGCGCTCCCACGCGCCTGACCGTTACGCTGCAGCCCAAAATCATCAATGCGGAGGAGGTGGTAGTTACCGGCACGGCGGTGGCCACCTCTACGCTGCGCTCGGTACAGGACGTAGACGTGCTGTCGCCCGAGAATTTGGCCGTTGAGCGCACCGCTTCGCTCGGCGATCTGCTGGCGCAGAACGTGCCGGGCGTCTCGTCGATCTCCACGGGGTCGCAGGCCGGAAAGCCGGTGCTGCGCGGCTTAAGCGGCAACCGCATCGTGCTCCTCACGGATGGCATCTCCCAGGAGTTTTACCAGTTCGGGGTGCGCCACTTTCCGAACACCAATGCGAACGAAGCCGAGCGGATTGAGGTGGTGCGCGGCGCAAGCAGCATCCTGTACGGCTCAGACGCGCTAGGTGGGGCCATCAACATCATCACCCGGCGCACGCCCACCGCCGATGCGGAAGAGACCCTAGTGGGCGGCCGCGTGGGATCGCAGTACTACACGAACAACAACGAACGCGTGGGCACCGTGGAGCTGTACGGCGCACGGGGCGCGACCGGCGTGCGGGTTGGGCTCGAGCGCCGCGTGGGTGATAACTACAAAACGCCCGATGTGGCGACGTTCTTTGAGACGACGCCCGACGACACACCCGTGTACAATGCGCCGAAGTATGCCGGCGAGATTCCGTTTACGAACTTCGAGCAGTGGTCGGGCTACGCGCAGGTGGGCCACGAATTTTCGGGCGGTCACGTGCAGCTCTATGCCGACCGCTGGGTGAACCGGCAGAACTTCCTGCTTCCGGTGGGCGGTCCGGCCGACGACACCCCCAACAGTCCGCCGCCGGTGGGGCTGGGCCAAAACCTCGCCCATACCAACGTCGCGTTGAAGGGCCACGTGCACGCGGGTCCGTTTGTGATCAAGCCCCGGCTCAGTTACCAGCGCGCGCTGCGGCAGGCGGCCCCCGGCGGCACCACGCTGGCCGACATCCGCGCAAACGGCGGCTACACCGGGTACGACTATCCGCTGGACCTGCTCACCAACATCTACACCGGGCGCGTGGAGGCGCTGCACCCCGAGCTGGGCGGCCTGAGCGGCACCATTGGCGCCGAGGTGCAGGTGCAAGACGCCAACACCCGCGGCCCCGCCGAGCTGCAACCGTCGGGGCAAACCACCAACGTGGGCGTGTTTGCCTTTGAGGAATGGGAGCAGGGCAACCTGAAGCTCTCGGCCGGCGCGCGCGTCGATTACATCCGCGTGACGGCGGTGCCCAACGAGCGGACCACCGATCCCGACTTGCTGGAAAATACCTACACCACCGCCTCGGGCGCGCTGGGCGGCAACTACCTGATCGCCGACGGCGTGGCGATAGCCTCCAACCTAAGCATGGGCTTTCGGGCGCCCACGCTCTTTGAGCTGTACGCCGACGGCGTGCACGGCGGCGTAGCGGCTGTGCAGCGCGGCACGCCCACGCTCGACCCCGAGCGCGCCTACAGCGCTGACCTCTCGCTGCGCGTCAGCCGCGCGCGCTTCTCCGGCGAGGTGACGGGCTACGTCAACTACATCACCAACTACATCTACCTGGCCAACACCGGCGCGACCGCCGCCAACGGGCTGCCGATCTACGAGGCGCGCCAGACCGACGCGACGCTGCCGGGGCTGGAGGCCAAGGTGGAGGGCGCCGTGCAGCCGTGGCTACAGGTGGGCGCGCAAGCCGCGTTATTGCGCGGTTCGGGCGCGCGCATCGGCGATGCCACCACCGACAAGCTGCCGCTGCTGCCTGCCGACAACGTGAGCGGGTTTGTGCGGTGGCGGCCGGCGCTGGGCCCAAGCGTGCGCGATGCCTACCTTGAGGGGCGCGTGCGCCACGTCTTTGCCTCTGATGCCGCCGGGCGCTACGAGCCGTTTGCGCAATTCGACGGTACGCCCTTCGGAACGGCCTCCACGCGGGCGTACACCACGCTGAGCGTGCGGGCCGGCGCTACCGTGGCGCTCGGCGCGGTGCCCGTGCAACTGCGCGTGGGCGTCGAGAACCTGACGGATACGGTGTACCGCGACTTCCTGGACACGTACAAGGGTTACGCCTTATCGCCCGGACGAAGTGTGCGCGTCGGGGTGTCGGTGCCCTTCGAGGCCCGCTGGTAG
- a CDS encoding ComF family protein: MLHEATARLGKHLSAVGRGLLDVLYPPRCLHCGDRALGPKRPLCAACLEGLERATPTAVQRRLDRLPAATRWLDGAHALWIFDKDGPLQALQHALKYGDRPAYGPPLGRLLARSCADALGPVAAVVPVPLHRVRYLERGYNQAARIAMGVAEELGVPHRPELLRRPRPTRSQTGLERAARWANVGDAFDAPEALDAAAYVLVDDVLTTGSTVAAAAKALKASGATAVYAATLALART, encoded by the coding sequence ATGCTGCATGAAGCCACCGCGCGGCTCGGCAAGCATCTGAGCGCCGTGGGGCGCGGCCTCCTCGACGTGCTGTATCCGCCGCGCTGCCTGCATTGCGGCGACCGCGCCCTCGGCCCCAAACGCCCCCTGTGCGCAGCGTGCCTTGAGGGGTTGGAGCGCGCCACCCCTACCGCGGTGCAGCGACGCCTCGACCGGCTGCCCGCGGCCACCCGCTGGCTCGACGGCGCCCACGCACTGTGGATCTTCGACAAAGACGGCCCGCTGCAGGCGCTGCAACATGCCCTCAAGTACGGCGACCGCCCGGCGTACGGACCGCCGCTGGGGCGCCTGCTGGCCCGCTCGTGCGCCGACGCCCTGGGGCCTGTGGCTGCGGTAGTGCCGGTGCCCCTGCATCGGGTGCGGTACCTGGAGCGGGGCTACAACCAGGCGGCGCGCATTGCCATGGGCGTTGCGGAAGAACTGGGCGTTCCGCATCGCCCGGAGCTGCTGCGCCGTCCGCGACCCACGCGTTCCCAAACCGGACTGGAGCGGGCCGCGCGGTGGGCCAATGTGGGCGACGCGTTTGACGCCCCGGAAGCCCTTGATGCTGCCGCGTACGTTTTGGTTGATGACGTGCTTACCACCGGCTCCACCGTCGCCGCCGCGGCCAAGGCGCTCAAAGCAAGCGGCGCAACGGCCGTGTACGCTGCCACCCTAGCGCTGGCCCGCACGTAG
- a CDS encoding ATP-binding protein translates to MRQAHEQQFVGRTSYLETFEAALASAASWHLWWVHGPGGVGKSSLLRTFQYRCADRGVPVQYLDARHIEPTVPALQAALPLPDAPADATPRVLLIDTFEVLQPVYRWLRTTWLPQLPDAWRVVCAGRAGPPADWRTDLGLHALLRVDALRNLSRASSEHYLEQRAVPEPVRTRIRDFAHGHPLALALAADAYTQQPTADFAPVDAPDVVGTLVQRFLERVPSDAHRKALEACALVRGLTEPLLTALTTLDDPRALFDWLRGLSFMDAGANGLFPHDVVRTAVIADLRWRAPDAFADLHRRARTQYLERLNDATQSSDDAPGPRNAQHVLMDYLFLFRHNPVVQPIFQRLRREWNAQPPPVRDAVQPDDWPILRRMVAAHEGEASAAVFDHWRAHQPDDVQVFRAADGTPVGFVFPLHLEATTPDARAEDPVATAAWEHLQAEAPLRADERATLFRFWMSADAYQDISPVQSLIAAYRVRYYLSTPRLAYTMVPCAAPEQWALLFAYADLHRMEGADATVGDVTYGLFGHDWRAVPPAAWLELLADRNITPSMPTPGAEAQPTVLVLSREDFDAAVKAALKTFARPADLHDNPLLRSRLVARHETLDAPVAERAEILLDDIHAAADALRSDPKTAKYYRAVDATYLDPQPTQERAAEFLDLPFSTYRRHLRRGIAHIADRLWRVEVAQAPTSEHA, encoded by the coding sequence ATGCGCCAAGCACACGAGCAGCAGTTTGTGGGGCGTACGTCGTACCTTGAGACGTTCGAGGCGGCGCTTGCGTCGGCGGCCTCCTGGCACCTGTGGTGGGTGCACGGGCCCGGCGGTGTGGGCAAGTCGTCGCTGCTGCGCACCTTTCAGTACCGCTGTGCCGATCGTGGCGTGCCGGTGCAGTACCTTGACGCCCGCCACATAGAGCCCACGGTACCGGCGCTGCAGGCCGCCCTGCCGCTGCCCGACGCCCCGGCCGATGCCACGCCGCGCGTGCTGCTCATCGACACGTTTGAGGTGCTACAGCCGGTGTATCGGTGGCTGCGTACCACGTGGCTGCCGCAGCTCCCCGACGCGTGGCGCGTGGTGTGCGCGGGCCGCGCCGGGCCCCCGGCCGACTGGCGCACCGACCTGGGACTGCATGCGCTGTTGCGGGTGGATGCGCTCCGCAACCTATCACGCGCTTCCAGCGAGCACTACCTGGAGCAGCGGGCCGTGCCCGAGCCCGTACGGACGCGCATCCGCGACTTTGCGCACGGGCATCCGCTGGCCTTGGCCCTGGCCGCCGATGCGTACACACAGCAACCCACGGCCGACTTTGCGCCCGTCGATGCGCCGGATGTGGTGGGGACGCTGGTGCAGCGCTTCCTGGAACGCGTCCCGTCCGACGCCCACCGCAAGGCCCTGGAGGCCTGCGCGCTGGTGCGCGGACTCACCGAGCCGCTGCTCACCGCGCTCACAACCCTCGACGACCCGCGGGCCCTCTTCGATTGGCTGCGCGGGCTGTCGTTTATGGACGCCGGCGCCAACGGCCTCTTCCCGCACGACGTGGTGCGCACTGCCGTCATTGCCGATCTGCGCTGGCGCGCGCCGGACGCCTTCGCCGACTTGCACCGCCGCGCCCGTACGCAATACCTCGAACGGCTGAACGACGCCACGCAATCGTCCGACGACGCCCCGGGCCCGCGAAACGCGCAACACGTGCTGATGGACTACCTCTTCCTGTTTCGCCACAACCCGGTGGTGCAGCCCATCTTTCAGCGACTGCGGCGGGAATGGAATGCGCAACCGCCGCCCGTGCGCGATGCGGTGCAACCGGACGACTGGCCGATCCTCCGGAGGATGGTGGCGGCGCACGAGGGCGAGGCAAGCGCTGCGGTGTTTGACCACTGGCGCGCCCACCAGCCGGATGACGTGCAGGTCTTTCGGGCGGCCGATGGCACGCCCGTCGGGTTTGTGTTTCCGCTCCACCTGGAGGCCACCACCCCCGACGCCCGCGCCGAAGACCCGGTGGCCACGGCGGCGTGGGAGCATCTGCAGGCGGAGGCCCCGCTGCGGGCCGACGAGCGCGCCACGCTGTTTCGGTTTTGGATGAGTGCGGACGCGTATCAGGACATCTCGCCGGTGCAAAGCCTGATTGCGGCCTACCGCGTGCGGTACTACCTGTCGACGCCCCGGCTGGCCTACACCATGGTGCCCTGCGCGGCCCCCGAGCAGTGGGCGCTGCTGTTTGCCTATGCCGACCTGCACCGCATGGAGGGCGCCGATGCAACGGTGGGCGACGTGACGTACGGGCTGTTTGGTCACGACTGGCGCGCGGTGCCCCCGGCGGCCTGGCTGGAGCTGCTGGCCGACCGCAACATCACCCCGTCGATGCCTACGCCCGGCGCCGAGGCGCAGCCTACCGTGCTTGTGCTGAGCCGCGAGGACTTTGACGCCGCGGTGAAAGCAGCGCTCAAGACCTTTGCGCGGCCGGCGGATTTGCACGACAATCCCCTATTGCGCTCGCGCCTCGTGGCGCGTCACGAGACGCTCGATGCACCGGTTGCGGAGCGGGCCGAAATCCTGCTCGACGACATCCACGCGGCTGCCGATGCCCTCCGCAGCGATCCCAAGACCGCAAAATACTACCGGGCGGTGGACGCCACCTACCTCGACCCGCAGCCCACACAAGAACGGGCCGCCGAATTTCTGGACCTGCCCTTTAGCACCTACCGCCGCCACCTGCGCCGCGGCATCGCACACATCGCCGATCGGCTGTGGCGCGTCGAGGTTGCGCAGGCCCCAACGAGCGAGCACGCGTAG
- the thyA gene encoding thymidylate synthase, whose translation MRPYLDYLRDILQNGRRSDDRTGTGTTRVFGRQLRFDLSAGFPLLTTKKVWFKGVAAELLWFVSGSHNIRPLVQQGVSIWTDWPLKRYREATGEALSQTAFEARIRDDADFAATWGDLGPVYGAQWRDFDGVDQLQRLIDGLRATPTSRRHLVSAWNPPAVPAMLLPPCHYAFQCFVDAGRLSLMWQQRSVDSFLGLPFNIASYALLTHLLAQQTRYAVGELIFSGGDCHIYDNHRDAVQTQLTRTPRPLPTLRLPEPAPPSIDDYTLSDVQLVGYDPHPPISAPIAV comes from the coding sequence ATGAGACCCTACCTTGACTACCTCCGGGACATCTTGCAGAACGGCCGCCGGTCCGATGATCGCACGGGCACGGGCACCACGCGCGTGTTCGGGCGGCAGCTCCGGTTCGATTTGTCGGCGGGCTTTCCGCTGCTCACCACCAAAAAGGTATGGTTTAAGGGCGTGGCTGCGGAGCTGCTTTGGTTTGTGTCCGGCAGCCACAACATCCGGCCGCTCGTGCAACAGGGCGTGTCTATCTGGACCGACTGGCCCCTCAAGCGCTACCGCGAAGCCACCGGCGAGGCCCTCTCACAAACGGCCTTCGAAGCGCGCATCCGGGACGACGCCGATTTTGCCGCTACGTGGGGCGACCTTGGGCCCGTCTACGGTGCACAGTGGCGCGACTTCGACGGCGTCGATCAGCTGCAGCGGCTTATTGACGGGCTGCGCGCCACCCCCACCTCGCGGCGTCACCTCGTCAGTGCGTGGAATCCGCCCGCGGTGCCCGCGATGCTCCTGCCGCCCTGCCACTACGCCTTCCAGTGCTTCGTAGATGCGGGCCGCCTGTCGCTCATGTGGCAGCAACGCAGCGTCGACAGCTTCCTGGGCCTTCCGTTCAACATTGCCAGCTACGCGCTGCTCACGCACCTGCTGGCGCAACAAACCAGGTATGCCGTGGGCGAGCTGATTTTCAGCGGCGGCGACTGTCACATCTACGACAATCACCGCGACGCCGTACAAACGCAACTGACGCGCACGCCCCGGCCGTTGCCCACGCTTCGCCTCCCGGAGCCCGCGCCGCCCTCTATCGACGATTACACCCTGAGCGACGTGCAGCTCGTGGGGTACGACCCGCACCCGCCCATCTCCGCGCCCATCGCGGTTTGA
- a CDS encoding alpha,alpha-trehalose-phosphate synthase (UDP-forming): protein MSLTVVANRVPIRATDNGWETSVGGLTTALLPVLEEQGGIWVGMGEEPDLPVRQPFPADDPDFLVRRVPLTEDELDGYYYGMANRVLWPLSHYMIQHLDLHEGFIETYRDVNRQFAEATLDESPTGDDEVIWIQDYHLMLAPRLIRQERPRATIGHFWHIPWPAMEVYRILPWARELLRGMLGCDLIGFHVEEYVENFKESARVLLGAEVSDHAVHFDGHTTRVEAHPIGIEVDRFEQMSEDEVVVEKAQKLRQRLGTEHIVIGIDRLDYTKGVLSRLEAFEQFLEENPEYHGRVSFYQIATPSRTKVESYQQLKREVDEAVGRINGQFARDNWVPVNYRYRTYTQFELCAFYRAADAALITPLRDGMNVVTQEFITATQNGVLILSELTGAAYLLPEALQVNPYDQNGLARSIKEALEMPDADRRERLTGLKQSVRELDVHRWAQAFLSSLTA, encoded by the coding sequence TTGAGCTTAACGGTGGTAGCAAACCGCGTCCCCATTCGCGCAACCGACAACGGATGGGAAACGTCTGTTGGCGGCCTAACAACGGCTTTGCTCCCGGTGCTAGAGGAGCAGGGCGGCATTTGGGTGGGCATGGGCGAAGAGCCCGACCTGCCCGTGCGGCAGCCGTTTCCTGCCGATGACCCCGACTTTCTTGTGCGCCGCGTGCCGCTCACCGAGGACGAGCTCGACGGCTACTACTACGGCATGGCCAACCGCGTCCTGTGGCCGCTCTCGCACTACATGATCCAGCACCTGGACCTGCACGAGGGCTTCATTGAAACCTATCGCGACGTGAACCGGCAGTTTGCCGAGGCGACGCTCGACGAGAGCCCCACAGGCGACGACGAGGTCATCTGGATTCAGGATTACCACCTGATGCTGGCGCCGCGCCTCATCCGGCAGGAGCGCCCCCGCGCCACCATCGGGCATTTTTGGCACATCCCGTGGCCCGCGATGGAAGTGTACCGCATCTTGCCCTGGGCCCGCGAGCTACTGCGCGGCATGCTGGGCTGCGACCTGATTGGCTTTCACGTGGAGGAGTACGTGGAGAACTTTAAGGAGAGCGCCCGTGTGTTGTTGGGCGCCGAGGTGAGCGATCACGCCGTGCACTTCGACGGCCATACGACCCGCGTGGAGGCCCATCCCATCGGGATTGAGGTGGATCGCTTCGAGCAGATGTCCGAAGACGAGGTCGTCGTAGAAAAGGCCCAGAAGCTCCGCCAGCGTCTCGGTACCGAGCACATTGTCATTGGCATCGACCGCCTCGACTACACGAAGGGCGTGCTCTCGCGGCTGGAAGCCTTCGAGCAGTTTCTGGAGGAAAATCCGGAATACCACGGGCGCGTCAGCTTCTACCAGATTGCCACGCCCAGCCGCACCAAGGTGGAGTCGTACCAGCAGCTGAAGCGCGAGGTGGACGAGGCGGTAGGCCGCATCAACGGACAGTTTGCACGCGACAACTGGGTGCCCGTCAACTACCGCTACCGCACGTACACACAGTTCGAGCTGTGCGCCTTCTACCGCGCGGCCGATGCGGCCCTCATCACGCCCCTGCGCGACGGCATGAACGTCGTCACCCAAGAGTTTATCACCGCCACGCAAAACGGCGTGCTGATCCTTTCGGAACTGACCGGTGCGGCCTACCTGCTGCCCGAGGCGCTGCAGGTCAACCCCTACGACCAAAACGGCTTGGCGCGCTCTATTAAAGAAGCCCTGGAGATGCCCGACGCCGACCGCCGCGAGCGCCTCACCGGCCTCAAGCAGAGCGTGCGCGAGCTGGACGTGCATCGCTGGGCCCAGGCTTTTCTCTCATCGCTGACTGCCTAA